A single Botrytis cinerea B05.10 chromosome 1, complete sequence DNA region contains:
- the Bckha1 gene encoding Bckha1, with protein sequence MATLTSSIATAVTAASSSASATSTHRAAPQGGILEGGNPTVYSASNPIVLFIIQAGIIIIFCRLLHYPLSKLRQPRVIAEVIGGIILGPSVMMRIPGFQETIFPVASMPVLNMAANLGLILFLFLVGLEVNMRLFLGNWRVALSVGLAGMILPFGLGCAVAYGLYNEFRNDPGTVHISFPVYMLFVGTALAITAFPVLCRILTELNLLSTPVGVTVLAAGVGNDVTGWILLALCVALVNNGSGLAALWVLLVCVGWCLFLVYAVRPVFRYILRRNGSLENGPSQGMVALTILIVLTSSWFTAIIGVHAIFGAFLAGLICPHEGGFAIHLTEKIEDLVAVLLLPLYFALSGLSTNLGLLNDGITWAYVIAIIVVAFSGKIIGGTLAAKACRLVWRESLSIGVLMSCKGLVELIVLNIGLQAKILSTRTFTIFVVMALVTTVATTPLTTALYPPWYQKKLEAWKKGEIDWEGNRLHPEGDDYTPDRSLEKLESTQVRRLLVYLRLDSLPSLFTFIALLGGDNTSTVTKVHRTKAELETVDEDGTPSSLTPKKLPLEVHGVRLLELTDRTSSVMAEVDEYTHRDPVVNAFRTFAQLNNVAVSGGVSVVPESDYAEALATQAADNFSDLVLIPWTEPSILPVNEIHHDSFSSGLQDIFIQKTLDIANCNIAIFINRGFGGPTLREPRNLSSSASRLSLRSSQRADIVAPIADRSHHVYFPFFGGADDRVALRFVLQLAQNSNITATIIHFITPIHNPKTHEVKHSSRPATATGSQHGGSSGSALRITERVDTEDLYNAAASDTALLHTLRDSLPQALMNRVVFVDVKTTTPLTDCLHHAKVELGQSPRNAGDLIVAGRGKSSLSMALINEESASGESGKEMRKTVGVTAETLISSGVRGSVLVIQAGGRSLES encoded by the exons ATGGCGACTCTCACTTCGTCGATTGCGACTGCCGTCACAGCAGCCAGTAGTTCTGCCAGCGCCACTTCTACACATCGCGCCGCCCCGCAGGGTGGGATTCTAGAGGGAGGCAATCCTACTGTCTACAGTGCTTCAAATCCCATTGTTCTGTTCATCATTCAG GCCGgcatcatcattatcttctGTCGCCTTCTTCATTACCCTTTGTCTAAACTTCGACAGCCTCGAGTCATTGCAGAAGTAATAGGTGGAATCATTTTGGGTCCTTCAGTCATGATGCGCATCCCTGGGTTTCAGGAAACTATCTTCCCCGTTGCCTCGATGCCAGTTTTGAATATGGCCGCCAATCTCGGATtgatactttttcttttccttgttgGTCTAGAAGTTAATATGCGACTGTTCCTTGGCAACTGGAGAGTAGCCCTGAGTGTAGGATTGGCCGGAATGATATTGCCTTTCGGCTTGGGTTGCGCTGTTGCTTATGGTCTGTATAACGAATTTCGAAATGATCCGGGGACTGTGCATATCTCATTCCCGGTCTATATGCTATTTGTCGGCACAGCTCTTGCG ATCACAGCTTTCCCTGTCCTATGCAGAATCCTTACGGAGTTGAACCTCCTCTCTACACCTGTAGGAGTTACAGTTCTCGCTGCTGGAGTTGGTAATGATGTGACAGGGTGGATTCTTTTGGCCCTCTGTGTTGCATTAGTCAATAACGGATCGGGACTCGCAGCTTTATGGGTATTGCTCGTTTGTGTTGGCTGGTGTCTTTTCTTAGTGTATGCTGTTCGTCCTGTGTTCAGGTATATCCTTCGCCGCAACGGAAGTCTCGAAAATGGCCCCTCTCAGGGAATGGTTGCTCTCACAATACTAATCGTTCTGACATCGTCTTGGTTTACTGCCATCATTGGAGTTCACGCTATTTTTGGAG CTTTCCTCGCTGGACTCATTTGTCCCCATGAAGGTGGTTTTGCTATTCATCTCACAGAAAAGATCGAGGATCTAGTCGCAGTGCTGCTTCTACCACTTTATTTCGCCTTGTCGGGATTGAGCACCAATCTTGGTCTTCTAAACGATGGAATTACATGGGCTTATGTTATCGCAATCATTGTTGTTGCATTCTCAGGCAAAATAATTGGAGGTACGCTTGCGGCCAAGGCTTGTAGGCTTGTTTGGCgtgaaagtctcagtattGGAGTTTTGATGAGTTGTAAAGGTCTCGTTGAATTAATTGTCCTT AATATTGGTTTGCAAGCCAAAATTTTGTCAACAAGGACTTTCACCATATTTGTTGTGATGGCACTTGTCACTACCGTTGCCACAACGCCGTTAACAACCGCACTATATCCACCTTGGTACCAAAAGAAACTTGAGGCctggaagaaaggagaaatcGATTGGGAAGGTAACAGACTTCATCCTGAGGGTGACGACTATACCCCGGACCGTTCATTGGAAAAGCTAGAATCCACTCAAGTCCGACGACTTCTTGTCTACCTCAGACTTGATAGTCTTCCTAGCTTGTTCACTTTCATTGCACTTTTGGGCGGAGATAATACGAGTACGGTTACGAAAGTTCACAGAACAAAGGCCGAATTGGAAACcgtggatgaggatggtaCTCCTTCATCATTGACTCCCAAGAAACTTCCACTTGAGGTTCATGGCGTTCGCTTGCTGGAACTCACTGACCGTACATCTTCAGTCATGGCCGAAGTGGATGAATACACACACCGTGATCCAGTCGTTAATGCTTTCCGCACTTTTGCTCAATTAAATAACGTCGCCGTCTCAGGTGGGGTTTCTGTCGTTCCTGAGTCGGATTATGCCGAGGCTTTGGCCACACAAGCAGCAGACAACTTTTCAGATCTAGTTCTCATCCCTTGGACCGAACCTAGTATTCTACCAGTCAACGAAATCCATCATGATTCATTCTCAAGCGGTCTCCAAGATATTTTCATCCAGAAGACGCTTGATATTGCTAATTGCAATATTGCTATTTTCATCAATCGCGGCTTTGGCGGACCAACCCTGAGGGAGCCTCGCAATCTCTCATCAAGTGCTAGTCGACTCAGTCTTCGCAGTAGTCAACGTGCGGATATAGTTGCTCCTATCGCAGATCGCAGTCACCATGTTTATTTCCCTTTTTTCGGTGGCGCTGATGATCGTGTTGCTCTTCGTTTTGTTCTTCAACTTGCACAAAACAGCAACATCACCGCAACCATCATTCATTTTATCACTCCCATTCATAATCCCAAGACTCATGAAGTGAAGCATAGCTCTCGTCCAGCCACTGCTACCGGTTCTCAACATGGTGGTAGTTCTGGTTCGGCGTTGCGTATCACGGAGCGTGTTGATACTGAGGACCTTTACAATGCAGCTGCGTCCGACACCGCTCTTCTACACACATTACGAGACTCCCTACCTCAAGCATTAATGAATAGAGTAGTTTTTGTCGATGTTAAGACTACAACTCCATTGACCGATTGTTTGCATCACGCAAAGGTGGAATTGGGTCAAAGTCCTCGAAATGCAGGAGATTTGATCGTTGCAGGCAGAGGTAAAAGCTCACTTTCTATGGCGTTAATCAATGAGGAAAGTGCCAGTGGGGAGAGTGggaaggagatgaggaagacCGTAGGAGTGACAGCGGAGACACTGATTAGCAGTGGAGTAAGAGGAAGTGTTTTGGTCATTCAAGCCGGAGGGCGAAGTCTGGAAAGTTGA